Genomic DNA from Blastocatellia bacterium:
CCGGCTGGGCCGCGTCGCCGTTTCGTCCTTGAACACGCCCAGAGGGAAGACCGGCAGCATCTGCTCCTTGATCCACTCGCAGGCCGCATCCGGTTGAAGACCCCAGCCGGTGGGACAGGGCGAGAGCACCTCCACCAGCGAGAACCCTTTGCCTTCCATCTGAGCCTGAAGCGCCTTGCGAATGGCGCGACGCGCTTTCATGCGGGATCGGGTATCGAACAGAGCTACCCGCTCAATATAGACGGGTCCGGCCAACGTAGCTAACAGCTCACACACGCGCAGCGGATAGCCTTCGTTGAGGACATCTCGTCCGCGCGGGGTGGTCGTCGTCTTCTGCCCCAGCAACGTCGTCGGCGCCATCTGTCCGCCCGTCATACCATACAGCGCGTTATTGACGAAGATGACGGTGATGTTTTCTCCCCGGTTGGCCGCGTGCAGCACCTCATTGCCGCCGATGGCCGCCAGATCGCCATCGCCCTGATAGCTGATGACGATACTCTCCGGTCGCGCCCGTTTCACTGCCGTGGCCACGGCCGCCGCTCGCCCGTGAGCCGCTTGAATATTCCCCACGTCGAAATAGTAGTAGGCGAAGACGGAACAGCCCACGGGACTGATGAAGATCGTGCGATCCTGAATGCCGAGATCGTCAATGGCCTCGGCGATGTACTTGTGGATGTTGCCATGACCGCAGCCGGGACAATAGTGCGTCGTGTGATGATCGCCCGGCTTGCGCTCAAACACCCCATAGAAACTCTTCGGTCTCTGGTAAGCGACGGCGTACATGTTTCACCTCGTTGGCTTTGAGAATTTGTTCCACCAGTTCTTCGGCCGTGGGAACCACTCCTCCGAACCGACTGTAGAGCAAGACGGGCCGCTCGCCTTCGATGGCCAGTCGCACATCCTCGACGAGTTGTCCCGCGCTCAGTTCGACGGTGAGAAAGCATTGCGCCCAATCGGCCAGCACCGATAGCGGTTCGGCAGGAAATGGCCACAGCGTGATCGGACGAAAGAGTCCGGCCTTGACGCCCTGCGCCCGCGCTCCGTCCACGGCTGTTTTCAAGATGCGCGAGACGATCCCATAGCCGACCGTGATGATCTCCGCATCCTCGGTTTTGTACTTCTCATAAAGCAGGACGCTATGTCGCGCCCGCGCGTACTTCTGTTCGAGATGGCGAATATGCTGCTCCAGCTCTTCCGGCGCAAGATAGATTGACGTGATCAGATTGGAGCGCGTCTGGGCATTGCCGCACACAGCCCACTCCGGCGGTTCAGGCAAAACGGCGGTGGAAGGGAATTCCACCGGTTCCATCATCTGACCGATGAAGCCGTCGGCCAGCACAATCACCGGATTGCGGAACCGATCGGCCAGATCGAAGGCGAGCATCGTCAGGTCACACATCTCCTGAACGGAGTTGGGCGCGAGGACAATTGTCCGGTAATTGCCGTGGCCGCCGCCCTTGACGATCTGGTGGTAATCGCTTTGTTCCGGTGCGATATTGCCCAGGCCGGGCCCCCGCGCATGATGTCCACGATGACGCAGGGAAGTTCGGCACCCGCCAAATAGGAGATGCCTTCTTGCATCAGGCTCAGCCCCGGCCCCGAGGAGGCCGTCATCGTCCGCTGTCCGGCGGCAGCCGCTCCGTAGACCATATTGATGGCTGCCACTTCGCTTTCGGCCTGAAGGAAGGTCCCCCCGACCAGAGGGAAGTATCGGGCAGCCGCTTCGGCGATCTCACTGGCCGGCGTGATCGGATAGCCGTAGAACGAGCGACATCCCGCCAGAATGGCCGCAATCACCACCGCTTCATTTCCCTTGACGAGCTGCTTGGCCATGATGCCCTCCTCTCCCGCTCACGCAGCGGCAGCAGCGTGACCCTGAACCGGGGCGGCACGCGCCGGTTGCTGCAGGACAAAGACGGTGATGGCTCCCGGCTCCGGACAGGCATAAAAGCACGCGCCACAGCCCGTGCATCCCTGCCCAACATACATAACCGGATGATACCCATAGCTATTGAGTCGCTCCGACAGCCGCAGGACCTGAGGCGGACAGGCCGCCACGCACAGCCCACATCCTTTGCACTCCTCCTGGTTGATCTCCACCGTGCCACGATCAAGCGTCTCTGCTTTTGCCATTGTCCCGGTACTCCTTTGGGGAGAAGCCTTACAGCGGCCTCTCCCGCTCAGAAAGGGAAGCAAACTCCATGCCGGGACCGTTCTCGCGGGTAGCCATTCTAATTGGTTGATTCCTCAAGAGGTCAGCCGACCTGTGGGGCAGTGGTTTCGCTCCGGTGGGCTAAAACTCCGCACTCCTGAGGGAAATTTCACCCAGGTGAGGAGATCATCGGCCAGGGGCCTGACAGCCAATTCTTCCAGAGAGGACGCGAGTCACCAGAAGCCGCCGCGCTCAGAGCGACGCCGGCTATCGCCTGGTCGCACTCGCCGCACCGACCATTGACGATTCGATTGAGCAGCGTGTGATAGCCCTGGCGCTCGATGAGAATTGTTCGGCAGCGAGGGCAATAGGTGTGGGCGCACGACGATCCCGGAATGTTCCCGCAATAGACGTACCGCAATCCGACGGCGTGCCCAATTGCGCAGGCGCGATAGAGCGTCTCCAGCGGTGTGGGCTCGCACTGCCCCATCTGATAGGAAGGGAAGAAGGCGGCGACGTGCCAGGGAATATCCCGCGATAGCGACGCGACAAACTCCGCCGTGCGATAGAGTTCCACGTCCGAATCGTTATGACCGGGAACAACCAGCGTGGTCACTTCAATCCACACGCCGAGCTGATGCAGCATCCGGATCGTCTCCAGAACCGGTTCCAGCCGCGCTCCGCAGCACTGCTGGTAGCGATGATCATCAAACCCCTTGAGATCAACGGCCGCGGCCGCCAGATAAGGGGCGAGCAACCGAAGCGCGGCGTCGGTCAGGTAGCCGTTGGTGACGAGCAAATTTTTCACTCCCTGAGCATGGGCCAGGCGAGCCGTTTCGTACATCAACTCGAAAGCGACGGTCGGCTCCGTGTAGGTGTAAACGATGCTGCGGCAGCGATGCGCTCGGGCGGAAGCGACGATCTCCGGAGGAGTAATGCGCCGACCGATGACCCGCCCTCGATTCCCTTTCGGGAGCTGGGAGAGCGTGTAATTCAGACAGTAGCGACAGCGCATCGTGCAGCCCACCGTCGCCAGCGCCAGAGCCGCCGAGCCGGGATCAACGTGATAAAACGAATGCCTCTCCACCGGCTCCACCGCCATCGCCACAATCCGATCAGACACAAGCGTGTAGAGCCGCCCCTCGTGATTGACCCGCACACCACACAGCCCGCGCTGGCCCGGACCAAGAGCGCAACGGTGAGCGCAGAGATCGCAGACGACATCCTGAGCGCCGACGCGATGATAGAGCATCGCTTCCTGTGCCGCCCGCTGAATTCCTGTAACACCTTGTTCGTCCCGGTTCGTCATCGCTTGTCCATCCCGTTCGATGTGGCGCGTGCAAACAGCGTGCCGCGCGCGACGGATTCTGTCAACCTCGACAATCAAAGAGCTTAACAAGACCTACCCGGCCCCACGCTGAGAACCTTCCCCCACCGATGAGTCATACGACGCAGAAAAGTTACCAACCAGCGCACAGGCCCCCGGCAGGGCGCAAACCAAACCGTCGCATCGGCAAAAGTGTGATACAATATCAGCGCCTGTCAGCACCCCGACCGTGAGGGTGGGTAAGGAGATGAACAAGCGGAAAAGACCAGCAAAAGCCGACAGAGGGGATCGTCTGGAGGAAGCCCTGGCCGAACTGCTTCATGCGCAAGCAACCCTGG
This window encodes:
- a CDS encoding 2-oxoacid:acceptor oxidoreductase family protein, translating into MYAVAYQRPKSFYGVFERKPGDHHTTHYCPGCGHGNIHKYIAEAIDDLGIQDRTIFISPVGCSVFAYYYFDVGNIQAAHGRAAAVATAVKRARPESIVISYQGDGDLAAIGGNEVLHAANRGENITVIFVNNALYGMTGGQMAPTTLLGQKTTTTPRGRDVLNEGYPLRVCELLATLAGPVYIERVALFDTRSRMKARRAIRKALQAQMEGKGFSLVEVLSPCPTGWGLQPDAACEWIKEQMLPVFPLGVFKDETATRPSRTLTKTHVPVTEIPALLGLREPDIFGRVTPPDVAACYRNPRIKIAGFGGQGVLFLGTILAECGMYQGYHVSWLPSYGPEMRGGTAHCHVTLSQEPIGSPLISHPTVLMAMNRPSLDRFEAEVVSGGLLLYNATLIDRAPVRRDLEVMAVPASEIADRLGEARAANMVMLGAYLGRTRLLTPDLVERVLEKNTKKSSLLEVNRAALRAGIEWAAAGQCTEPITSWVVDNW
- the amrS gene encoding AmmeMemoRadiSam system radical SAM enzyme, which gives rise to MTNRDEQGVTGIQRAAQEAMLYHRVGAQDVVCDLCAHRCALGPGQRGLCGVRVNHEGRLYTLVSDRIVAMAVEPVERHSFYHVDPGSAALALATVGCTMRCRYCLNYTLSQLPKGNRGRVIGRRITPPEIVASARAHRCRSIVYTYTEPTVAFELMYETARLAHAQGVKNLLVTNGYLTDAALRLLAPYLAAAAVDLKGFDDHRYQQCCGARLEPVLETIRMLHQLGVWIEVTTLVVPGHNDSDVELYRTAEFVASLSRDIPWHVAAFFPSYQMGQCEPTPLETLYRACAIGHAVGLRYVYCGNIPGSSCAHTYCPRCRTILIERQGYHTLLNRIVNGRCGECDQAIAGVALSAAASGDSRPLWKNWLSGPWPMISSPG
- a CDS encoding 4Fe-4S dicluster domain-containing protein; its protein translation is MLPFLSGRGRCKASPQRSTGTMAKAETLDRGTVEINQEECKGCGLCVAACPPQVLRLSERLNSYGYHPVMYVGQGCTGCGACFYACPEPGAITVFVLQQPARAAPVQGHAAAAA